The window TTACTTCGGCTGTACCGGCTCAGGTGAAACCGGCGAACCGGCCTTCAGTTCATCGAGCCCCTTGATGCAGATCCTGGCCCACTGCTGGAAAAGGCGCCTGAAATCGCTGCGGTTGGTCACGCTGTTCGTCCAGGTGACAAAGCCGCTACCACGCGCCTCGCGTCGATCAATTGCCATGCCGAGCAAGGCGCCACTGACCGAGTCACGGGCCTTCAGCTGCAGCGTGGCCTCGCCGGCATCAATGGTGTAGGTGCGCGAACGGTCCGGTGCCATGACATCCGGCGCGTTGATATAAAGTTTGACGATGGATGGTGACAGGCGCAGGACATCGGCCCCCGGTGCGGTTGCGATGGTGTAACCCGCCTTGCGGAACTCCTCCTGAAACACTTCCACCAGCCCGGAACGGGTGGCCTCGGCGATCTTCCCGGCATCCGCCTGGCTGACGCGATGGGACAGGGTGCGCGTCTCATTCATGTTGCGCATCCAGTCCTTGTCGAAGGCCACGTCGGGCGTGTCGATGATGACCGCCGTGTACTGGCGAAAATCCGCGCCAGGCAGCAGGTAAGCCTCATCCATGCGCTTTGCCTTGACCTCGACAAGGCCATCAAGATCCGGCGATATCGCTGCCAGTGCGGGCAACGTCAGCAGGCAAAGCACCACCTTGAACAAAAATCGCGAAACAGCACTCATTGCTCTGACCTCCATACGGCAGTCGTAGAATATAGCCCGGCTGTCCTGATGACCACATGATCGTATGCGGACAACAGCGCAGCGCGTATTGCGTTTCTGCAACGCCGGCGCCAAACGGAGCCGCCATTACCCAGGTACATGCCCATGTTTGAGACGACTATCGCCGGCAGTCTGCCTCGACCCGACTGGCTCGCGGAACCGGAAACCCTGAAGGGCGCATGGAAGCTCAGCGGCCATGCGCTGGAAGACGGTAAACGCCGCGCAGCGGCAGAGTGGATGCGACACGAAGAAGAAGCAGGCATCGACATCGTCACCAACGGCGAGGTGTTTCGCAGCCACTTCGTGCATGGCTTTCTTGAAGGCCTGACCGGCATCGACTGGCAGAAGATGACCCGCATGGGCATCCGCAACAACCGTTATGAACTCGACGTACCGACGGTCGTGGCACCACCCGGCAGACCCGCTCCCGTGCATCTCGATGAAGTGCGCTTCAGTCGTGCGCAAACCGGACGGAAGTTCAAGTTCACGCTGCCCGGTCCGATGACGATCTGCGATACGATCGCGGATGGTTATTACGGCAGCCGGCCGCAGATGGCAATGGCCTTTGCCGAAATACTCAACGCGGAAGCGCACGAGTTGGTCGCCGCCGGTGCGGATATCATCCAGTTCGATGAACCGGCTTTCAACGTATTCACCCGAGAGGTAAAGGACTGGGGAATCGAGGCACTGCACCGCGCGATCGAAGGACTCGATTGCAGCACTGCCGTACACATCTGCTACGGCTATGGCATCCAGGCCAATATCGACTGGAAAGCGACGCTGGGCGGCGAATGGCGGCAATATGAGGAAATCTTTCCCGCACTGAATGAGAGCCGCATCGACCAGATTTCGCTGGAATGTGCCGGATCAAGAGTACCGCTGTCGCTGCTGCGGCTGCTGCCCGACAAGCAGCTGATGGTCGGCGCGATTCAGGTGACCGCGGAGCACATCGAGACACCGGAAGAAGTCCTCGCTACCCTGCTGGCTGCCGCCGAACACGCGGACCTCGAACGCATCATGCCGTGCACGAACTGCGGCATGGCACCGATTGCCTACGAGGTCGCGCTCGGCAAGCTTCGCGCGCTCGGTGCTGGCGCACGACTGATGCGGGCCCGATATCCCGGCTAGTTTCCTGACACAGGCACTGTCCTACCGGGCAGCACGCCGGAAATTGACATCGAGTACCGATTCCTTTCCATCGCGACGGATCACGACTTTGACCATATCGCCCCAGCGATGGTTAGCAACCAGCTTGCGCAGCGTCTTTTCCGAGCTGATCGGCGTACCGTCAAAACTCAGCAGCACATCGCCGACTTTCAGCCCGGCCCGTTCTGCCACCGACTTCTTGCTGACCTGGATGATCTGCCCGGGCTCCTTGCCCAGCGAGCCCATCAGGGATACGCCGATACCCGGATAAACGGTATCGATTTCCTCGGGCAGCCCCCAGACGAAGTTTGCATAGGAGGCCCTGACTTCCTTCACCGGCTGTTTGTCATCGTCCACCACGGTCACCGGAATCAGTGACGCGATGCGCCCGTCATAGTACGAATCGATCTGCCGTTCGGCGCCCAGACCGAAGGTCACATGACCAGCGCCGATCAGCACTACCATGATCGCATTCGGGCCACCGTGCTGCTTGAGCGCCTGCAGGGCATTCCAGCCCATTGTGGCATCCCACATGGTCTGCGCCCGGTACAGTCCGTCGAGCGCTGCATCATTCATGTGCAGCTTGTCGTCCTTGTCGAAGAAGGCGCGGTACATGCTCCGGTGCTCGTCGTTTTCTGCTGCGAGCTTCGGCGGCAGGTGCGCTGCCTCCTCCGGTGTCAGATTTGCAAAGCCCTTGGCGCGTACCGACTTCACCACATCGCGCGGACTGTTTACCGCGTACATGTTGATGCCGTTCTCACGCGCGTACAGAAAGATGTTCCGGTAGTAATTCCAGTGGTAACCCCAGTTGTCGTACCAGGCAGCCAGTTCGACGAAGCCGCTCTCCGTGTAAAGACCGGCGTTCCAGTTATCGAGCACCGCCTGCTCGGTGTAGGGGAACATCTCCAGACCGATCAGCACCTCGCGCCCGGCTTCATGCAGCGCCCGGATCGTACGGAACTGGACGTCATGGAACTCCTGATTGGTATGGTTCTCGCCGATGAAAAGAATTCCGGTACCGGCAAGCTTCTGCGCCATTTCCTGCGGCGTGATCAGCGCGCCGGTACCGGTATCGGTGATGCCATCGAGAACAACCGGGACTTCCCGGCCCTTGCGGCCGGGATCCCCGATCTTCATATGCAGCACGGCCTGATCCGCAAGGAGCGAACACGGCGCACCCAGTGCAAGACCGGCAACCAGGCCGGTCACCAGCAGGCGGCGGGCGCCTGACCCCTTACGAATACTGGTCATCAAATGAACCCTGTTACTTCGGCGGCGAAATTGCCGGTACGCCCTTCCAGTTTTCGGGCCCGAGGTTGAGCGAGGAGACGTCCATCACAT of the Chromatiales bacterium genome contains:
- a CDS encoding DUF3313 family protein; translated protein: MSAVSRFLFKVVLCLLTLPALAAISPDLDGLVEVKAKRMDEAYLLPGADFRQYTAVIIDTPDVAFDKDWMRNMNETRTLSHRVSQADAGKIAEATRSGLVEVFQEEFRKAGYTIATAPGADVLRLSPSIVKLYINAPDVMAPDRSRTYTIDAGEATLQLKARDSVSGALLGMAIDRREARGSGFVTWTNSVTNRSDFRRLFQQWARICIKGLDELKAGSPVSPEPVQPK
- a CDS encoding methionine synthase is translated as MFETTIAGSLPRPDWLAEPETLKGAWKLSGHALEDGKRRAAAEWMRHEEEAGIDIVTNGEVFRSHFVHGFLEGLTGIDWQKMTRMGIRNNRYELDVPTVVAPPGRPAPVHLDEVRFSRAQTGRKFKFTLPGPMTICDTIADGYYGSRPQMAMAFAEILNAEAHELVAAGADIIQFDEPAFNVFTREVKDWGIEALHRAIEGLDCSTAVHICYGYGIQANIDWKATLGGEWRQYEEIFPALNESRIDQISLECAGSRVPLSLLRLLPDKQLMVGAIQVTAEHIETPEEVLATLLAAAEHADLERIMPCTNCGMAPIAYEVALGKLRALGAGARLMRARYPG
- a CDS encoding ChaN family lipoprotein, whose translation is MTSIRKGSGARRLLVTGLVAGLALGAPCSLLADQAVLHMKIGDPGRKGREVPVVLDGITDTGTGALITPQEMAQKLAGTGILFIGENHTNQEFHDVQFRTIRALHEAGREVLIGLEMFPYTEQAVLDNWNAGLYTESGFVELAAWYDNWGYHWNYYRNIFLYARENGINMYAVNSPRDVVKSVRAKGFANLTPEEAAHLPPKLAAENDEHRSMYRAFFDKDDKLHMNDAALDGLYRAQTMWDATMGWNALQALKQHGGPNAIMVVLIGAGHVTFGLGAERQIDSYYDGRIASLIPVTVVDDDKQPVKEVRASYANFVWGLPEEIDTVYPGIGVSLMGSLGKEPGQIIQVSKKSVAERAGLKVGDVLLSFDGTPISSEKTLRKLVANHRWGDMVKVVIRRDGKESVLDVNFRRAAR